One stretch of Variovorax sp. TBS-050B DNA includes these proteins:
- the rpsP gene encoding 30S ribosomal protein S16 yields MVVIRLSRGGSKGRPFFNIVVSDKRVRRDGRFIERLGFYNPIAKENEESIRIAQDRLAYWKSVGAQASPTVLRLIKQAAAAAPKAAA; encoded by the coding sequence GACTCTCCCGCGGCGGCTCCAAAGGCCGTCCGTTCTTCAACATCGTCGTGTCGGACAAGCGCGTTCGCCGCGACGGCCGTTTCATCGAGCGCCTGGGTTTCTACAACCCGATCGCGAAGGAAAACGAGGAAAGCATCCGTATCGCCCAGGACCGCCTGGCCTACTGGAAGAGCGTCGGCGCTCAGGCTTCGCCCACGGTCCTGCGCCTGATCAAGCAAGCTGCCGCCGCAGCTCCCAAGGCCGCGGCCTGA
- the rimM gene encoding ribosome maturation factor RimM (Essential for efficient processing of 16S rRNA), with protein MLPALEAAELPADAIEVGRIADAWGIKGWFKVLPHSAQPEALFSSKRWFLQAPGASARTAFRLAIREAKEHSDCIVASSEDVPDRNAAEALRGARVFVPRSSFPTAGDDEYYWVDLIGLSVVNREGVVLGTVRELLATGPQTTLVLAAEQDGKAIERMVPFVSAFVDTVDLPGRLITVDWQPDY; from the coding sequence ATGCTGCCCGCACTCGAAGCCGCCGAACTGCCGGCGGATGCGATCGAGGTAGGACGCATCGCCGATGCATGGGGCATCAAGGGCTGGTTCAAGGTCCTGCCCCACAGCGCCCAGCCCGAGGCGCTTTTTTCTTCCAAGCGCTGGTTCCTGCAGGCTCCCGGAGCCTCGGCACGCACCGCTTTCCGGCTCGCGATCCGCGAAGCCAAGGAACATTCCGACTGCATCGTCGCCTCCTCCGAGGACGTGCCCGACCGCAATGCGGCCGAGGCGCTGCGCGGCGCGCGCGTGTTCGTGCCGCGTTCGAGCTTTCCCACGGCCGGTGACGACGAGTACTACTGGGTCGACCTGATCGGCCTCTCGGTCGTCAACCGCGAAGGCGTGGTGCTCGGCACCGTGCGCGAACTGCTGGCCACCGGCCCGCAGACCACGCTGGTGCTGGCCGCCGAGCAGGACGGCAAGGCGATCGAGCGCATGGTGCCTTTCGTCTCGGCCTTCGTCGACACCGTCGACCTGCCCGGCCGGCTGATCACGGTCGACTGGCAACCCGACTACTGA